A window of the Physeter macrocephalus isolate SW-GA chromosome 7, ASM283717v5, whole genome shotgun sequence genome harbors these coding sequences:
- the LOC102991670 gene encoding LOW QUALITY PROTEIN: melanoma-associated antigen B2-like (The sequence of the model RefSeq protein was modified relative to this genomic sequence to represent the inferred CDS: inserted 1 base in 1 codon; deleted 2 bases in 1 codon) has product MPRGRKSKLRAREKRRQARRETQRLGGAAAAAAEIGESPSCPASVSRGAPPXPPAAGTRQEARGAPAASSRAAGVSGPESDVRAKGQVKAGKHPSRASTSGESSHRGPLAKRVGMLTAFLLEKYNMKEPILQADMLKLVNKRRVRKFPEILRRAAERVALVCGLDLKEVKPSGGAYALDSKLDLTDVGSLRSGWRLPKNGLPMPLLGVIFLNGDRASEEEIWEFLRILGVCDGKKHPTFGDPRKLITEELVQEKYLVRRQARDRDPPRCEFLWGRRARAETSEMKVLEFVAKVTGTVPSAFPVHYEEALRDEGERARAWLLVMASVNWANSISDLILETAVSDRRRSGMNGVALESPSRLPAPTPGAG; this is encoded by the exons ATGCCTCGGGGGCGGAAGAGTAAGCTCCGTGCCCGTGAGAAGCGCCGCCAGGCCCGGAGGGAGACCCAGCGTCTCGGGGGCGCTGCGGCCGCGGCAGCAGAGATAGGAGAGTCGCCCTCGTGCCCCGCTTCTGTTTCTCGGGGTGCTCCCC AGCCCCCTGCTGCGGGCACTCGCCAGGAGGCTCGGGGAGCCCCAGCCGCTAGCTCTCGTGCTGCAGGGGTTTCAGGCCCAGAATCTGATGTACGTGCCAAGGGCCAGGTTAAGGCAGGGAAACATCCCTCCCGGGCCTCAACCTCCGGTGAGAGCTCTCACAGAGGTCCTCTAGCCAAGAGGGTGGGAATGTTGACAGCATTCCTGCTGGAGAAGTATAACATGAAAGAGCCCATTTTACAGGCAGACATGCTGAAGCTTGTGAACAAGAGGCGTGTAAGG AAGTTCCCCGAGATCCTCAGGAGAGCCGCTGAGCGCGTGGCGCTGGTCTGTGGCCTTGACTTGAAGGAAGTCAAGCCGAGTGGTGGTGCCTATGCCCTTGACAGCAAGCTGGACCTCACCGATGTCGGCAGCCTGAGGAGCGGCTGGCGGCTTCCGAAGAACGGGCTCCCGATGCCTCTCCTGGGTGTGATCTTCTTGAATGGCGACCGCGCCTCTGAGGAGGAGATCTGGGAATTCCTTCGTATTTTAGGCGTCTGTGATGGAAAGAAGCATCCAACCTTCGGGGACCCCAGGAAGCTTATCACGGAAGAGCTGGTGCAGGAAAAGTACCTGGTGCGCCGTCAGGCGCGCGACCGCGACCCCCCACGCTGTGAGTTCCTGTGGGGCCGCAGAGCCCGTGCTGAAACCAGCGAGATGAAAGTGCTGGAGTTTGTGGCCAAGGTCACTGGTACCGTCCCCAGTGCCTTTCCAGTCCATTATGAAGAGGCTTTGagagatgagggagagagagcCCGAGCATGGCTGTTGGTAATGGCTTCAGTTAACTGGGCAAATAGCATCAGCGATCTGATCTTAGAAACAGCAGTAAGCGATAGGCGTCGTTCTGGAATGAACGGCGTGGCTCTGGAAAGCCCGAGCAGGCTCCCTGCCCCGACGCCTGGGGCAGGGTGA